A stretch of the Syntrophorhabdaceae bacterium genome encodes the following:
- a CDS encoding zinc ribbon domain-containing protein yields the protein MAVLGIPILEDLYPSTMDMWPLEAKEFNRNWMFYENLKQGRLTTTKCKDCGLVSYPPRVICPECYSENLEYIDLPKKGKVIVFSEEVKGVPLGFQSPLIHAVIDLGVDPARRVLSRITNCAAGTLQRGDEVQLAVFPVPALPIDKGKLGTIMSERVFFAFEPVKK from the coding sequence ATGGCTGTTCTGGGAATCCCAATACTTGAAGATCTTTATCCATCAACGATGGATATGTGGCCTCTTGAGGCAAAAGAGTTTAACAGGAACTGGATGTTTTATGAAAACCTGAAACAGGGGAGATTGACGACGACAAAATGTAAAGACTGCGGTCTTGTTTCATATCCCCCCAGGGTAATATGCCCGGAATGCTACTCCGAAAACCTTGAATACATAGATCTGCCGAAAAAGGGCAAGGTCATCGTCTTTTCGGAAGAAGTGAAAGGCGTTCCACTCGGATTTCAGTCTCCGCTTATCCATGCGGTGATTGATCTCGGCGTTGATCCCGCAAGAAGGGTGTTGAGCAGAATTACCAATTGCGCGGCAGGTACATTGCAACGGGGCGATGAGGTCCAGCTTGCGGTATTTCCGGTCCCTGCACTGCCCATAGACAAGGGCAAACTGGGAACCATCATGTCGGAGAGGGTCTTTTTTGCCTTTGAACCGGTAAAGAAGTAA